ccacaccacacccacacacccacacaccacaccacacaccacaccacacccacacacacacatCCTAACACTACCCTAACACAGCCCTAATCTAACCCTGGCCAACCTGTCTCTCAACTTACCCTCCATTACCCTGCCTCCACTCGTTACCCTGTCCCATTCAACCATACCACTCCGAACCACCATCCATCCCTCTACTTACTACCACTCACCCACCGTTACCCTCCAATTACCCATATCCAACCCACTGCCACTTACCCTACCATTACCCTACCATCCACCATGACCTACTCACCATACTGTTCTTCTACCCACCATATTGAAACGCTAACAAATGATCGTAAATAACACACACGTGCTTACCCTACCACTTTATACCACCACCACATGCCATACTCACCCTCACTTGTATACTGATTTTACGTACGCACACGGATGCTACAGTATATACCATCTCAAACTTACCCTACTCTCAGATTCCACTTCACTCCATGGCCCATCTCTCACTGAATCAGTACCAAATGCACTCACATCATTATGCACGGCACTTGCCTCAGCGGTCTATACCCTGTGCCATTTACCCATAACGCCCATCATTATCCACATTTTGATATCTATATCTCATTCGGCGGTcccaaatattgtataaCTGCCCTTAATACATACGTTATACCACTTTTGCACCATATACTTACCACTCCATTTATATACACTTATGTCAATATTACAGAAAAATCCCCACAAAAATCacctaaacataaaaatattctacttttcaacaataataCATAAACATATTGGCTTGTGGTAGCAACACTATCATGGTATCACTAACGTAAAAGTTCCTCAATATTGCAATTTGCTTGAACGGATGCTATTTCAGAATATTTCGTACTTACACAGGCCATACATTAGAATAATATGTCACATCACTGTCGTAACACTCTTTATTCACCGAGCAATAATACGGTAGTGGCTCAAACTCATGCGGGTGCTATGATACAATTATATCTTATTTCCATTCCCATATGCTAACCGCAATATCCTAAAAGCATAACTGATGCATCTTTAATCTTGTATGTGACACTACTCATACGAAGGGACTATATCTAGTCAAGACGATACTGTGATAGGTACGTTATTTAATAGGATCTATAACGAAATgtcaaataattttacgGTAATATAACTTATCAGCGGCGTATACTAAAACGGACGTTACGATATTGTCTCACTTCATCTTACCACCCTCTATCTTATTGCTGATAGAACACTAACCCCTCAGCTTTATTTCTAGTTACAGTTACACAAAAAACTATGCCAACCCAGAAATCTTGATATTTTACGTGTCAAAAAATGAGGGTCTCTAAATGAGAGTTTGGTACCATGACTTGTAACTCGCACTGCCCTGATCTGCAATCTTGTTCTTAGAAGTGACGCATATTCTATACGGCCCGACGCGACGCgccaaaaaatgaaaaacgAAGCAGCGactcatttttatttaagGACAAAGGTTGCGAAGCCGCACATTTCCAATTTCATTGTTGTTTATTGGACATACACTGTTAGCTTTATTACCGTCCACGTTTTTTCTACAATAGTGTagaagtttctttcttatgTTCATCGTATTCATAAAATGCTTCACGAACACCGTCATTGATCAAATAGgtctataatattaatatacatttatataaTCTACGGTATttatatcatcaaaaaaaagtagtttttttattttattttgttcgttaattttcaatttctatGGAAACCCGTTCGTAAAATTGGCGTTTGTCTCTAGTTTGCGATAGTGTAGATACCGTCCTTGGATAGAGCACTGGAGATGGCTGGCTTTAATCTGCTGGAGTACCATGGAACACCGGTGATCATTCTGGTCACTTGGTCTGGAGCAATACCGGTCAACATGGTGGTGAAGTCACCGTAGTTGAAAACGGCTTCAGCAACTTCGACTGGGTAGGTTTCAGTTGGGTGGGCGGCTTGGAACATGTAGTATTGGGCTAAGTGAGCTCTGATATCAGAGACGTAGACACCCAATTCCACCAAGTTGACTCTTTCGTCAGATTGAGCTAGAGTGGTGGTTGCAGAAGCAGTAGCAGCGATGGCAGCGACACCAGCGGCGATTGAAGTTAATTTGACCattgtatttgttttgtttgttaGTGCTGATATAAGCTTAACAGGAAAGGAAAGAATAAAGACATATTCTCAAAGGCATATAGTTGAAGCAGCTCTATTTATACCCATTCCCTCATGGGTTGTTGCTATTTAAACGATCGCTGACTGGCACCAGTTCCTCATCAAATATTCTCTATATCTCATCTTTCACACAATCTCATTATCTCTATGGAGATGCTCTTGTTTCTGAACGAATCATAAATCTTTCATAGGTTTCGTATGTGGAGTACTGTTTTATGGCGCTTATGTGTATTCGTATGCGCAGAATGTGGGAATGCCAATTATAGGGGTGCCGAGGTGCCTTATAAAACCCTTTTCTGTGCCTGTGacatttcctttttcggtcaaaaagaatatccGAATTTTAGATTTGGACCCTCGTACAGAAGCTTATTGTCTAAGCCTGAATTCAGTCTGCTTTAAACGGCTTCCGCGGAGGAAATATTTCCATCTCTTGAATTCGTACAACATTAAACGTGTGTTGGGAGTCGTATACTGTTAGGGTCTGTAAACTTGTGAACTCTCGGCAAATGCCTTGGTGCAATTACGTAATTTTAGCCGCTGAGAAGCGGATGGTAATGAGACAAGTTGATATCAAACAGATACATATTTAAAAGAGGGTACCGCTAATTTAGCAGGGCAGTATTATTGTAGTTTGATATGTACGGCTAACTGAACCTAAGTAGGGATATGAGAGTAAGAACGTTCGGCTACTCTTCTTTCTAAGTGGGATTTTTCTTAATCCTTGGATTCTTAAAAGGTTATTAAAGTTCCGCACAAAGAACGCTTGGAAATCGCATTCATCAAAGAACAACTCTTCGTTTTCCAAACAATCTTCCCGAAAAAGTAGCCGTTCATTTCCCTTCCGATTTCATTCCTAGACtgccaaatttttcttgctcATTTATAATGATTGATAAGAATTGTATTTGTGTCCCATTCTCGTAGATAAAATTCTTGGAtgttaaaaaattattattttcttcataaagAAGCTTTCAAGATATAAGATACGAAATAGGGGTTGATAATTGCATGACAGTAGCTTTAgatcaaaaaggaaagcaTGGAGGGAAACAGTAAACAGTGAAAATTCTCTTGAGAACCAAAGTAAACCTTCATTGAAGAGCTTCcttaaaaaatttagaaTCTCCCATGTCAACGGGTTTCCATACCTCCCCAGCATCATacatcttttttcaaagaaactTCAAATGCCTCTTTTATGCAAGGGGCAAAATCCTGAAATGACTTAAACTTAGCAGTttcgtcttttttcaaagagaatggttgaagaagaattgtttTGGACGCTTATTGACAATCTGTTGCATTGATAAAGTACCTACTATCCCAGACTATATTTGTATACAAGTACAAAATTAGGTTTGTTGAAACAACTTTCCGATCATTGGTGCCCGTATCTGATGTTTTTTTAGTAATTTCTTTGTAAATACAGGGAGTTGTTTCGAAAGCTTATGAGAAAAATACATGAATGACAGGTAAAAATATTGGCTCGAAAAAGAGGacaaaaagagaaatcaTAAATGAGTAAACCCACTTGCTGGACATTATCCAGTAAAGGCTTGGTAGTAACCATAATATTACCCAGGTACGAAACGCTAAGAACTTGAAAGACTCATAAAACTTCCAGGTTAAgctatttttgaaaatattctgaGGTAAAAGCCATTAAGGTCCAGATAACCAAGGGACAATAAACCTATGCTTTTCTTGTCTTCAATTTCAGTatctttccattttgatAATGAGCTAGTGATCCGGAAAGCTACTTTATGATGTTTCAAGGCCTGAAGTTTGAATATTTATGTAGTTCAACATCAAATGTGTCTATTTTGTGATGAGGCAACCGTCGACAACCTTATTATCgaaaaagaacaacaaGTTCACATGCTTGTTACTCTCTATAACTAGAGAGtactttttttggaagCAAGTAAGAATAAGTCAATTTCTACTTACCTCATTAGGGAAAAATTTAATAGCAGTTGTTATAACGACAAATACAGGCCCTAAAAAATTCACTGTATTCAATGGTCTACGAATCGTCAATCGCTTGCGGTTATGGCACGAAGAACAATGCAATAGCTCTTACAAGCCACTACATGACAAGCAACTCATAATTTAAGTGGATAGCTTGTGATAAATTGAATTTTCTCTGTTTAGTACTTGCCGAATAGTTACTTGTTAGTTGCAGATGCTTTTTGATGACAAAGTTATCAATCTCAATATTAAACTTTTTAGGCTTTCAGGTTTAATCTTTCTTTGAGGGTGTATTAATTTTCatacaaatatttgattcatTATTCGTTTTACTGTTACATTAGACCTGCTCATTACATGGAGTAACTTAAGTTTTCTCAAACGCTTGATAGCATGATTTGATgtagtaaaaaaaaaggcagagtttccaaaaaaaattgttaaTCGACAAAGTTAATATTATGGTGGTAGTATCTCAAATATCTGGATAACCAGATCGTACATCTCTGATAAACAATCTTTGCCACTGCTTTATCCTTTTAAATTGTATTGAGTGCTTCAGTCATTGCAAAATTTTACGAGATTTAAAATTTGTGAACCCGACCTTACCGAGAAATGATGAGCTAATTTTTATAGGTCGACCCTTCTGTCGCTTACTGGGTTGATTATCTTGTGCTTTCTTAGTATCTATCACAAAGGAGACAAAATCGTTGATAAAAAGTGCATCAACATTCCCAGCCAGAAAATGCACATCATAAAGACATGTTATTCAAGAGCCACGACCGTCTTCAATTTATCTTTTATAAAAAACCCTTGTTCTACTGACAGGATGGAATAGATATTAAATATAcattttgcatttttttttttttctgtattGAAGATTTGTATATGAAAGATGTTTATACATCAAATGCTTTGAATAAAGCCATCttaatttcaatttcatgCCCTCCTTCACCGTTTTCTGTTGGTCTAGAGGTAGCTTGTTGTGGTCACTAATGAGAACTTAAATAGTTTTCAACTGCTGGTGATAAATCAATAATTTATGTTCTTAACCTAACATTTGATGACCTTTGATGCGTTGGTTATGTTGAAGACAAATTGCCTCTAATCAGTTCCATTAAGAAATCTTCTTAACTCCTCCAAATATTCTGCCCATACGATACCTATTTGTTTACTTTGTCATTTTGCCATAAGATTGGTATCCACTTCTTGTCTGTAAAATAATTAGAAAGTAGCACAATTTTTACAGTAATGTAGCACGCGTAACTCCTAAACTTTGTCATAATGGTTGAAATGAATGTATGATATAAAAACTCGGACCCTGTTTTACTTCTTTTATAGAACCTTATTTTTGACGCAGGGAGGCGACATTTATCCAAATTAAGTTTTGACATGGCGCATCAGggaataaaaaaaactttattaTGTGGCCGAATCAACATTAATCAAATGCACTAATATTGTAACGTTCTTACAAAGGGCAGACAACTTGAGAACTTTCATGCGTGCAACAGTATTAATATTTTACTGTCTTGATATCGTTATCCTCATCGTAAcgtgaatttttttgtctcATACGTTAAGGTAAATTTTGATGACCCCCGTTGTCCTTGTTTGCCTTACTGTATAAAGCACCCTTTTATTGTTTAGAATACTAGAATGATAACTGCATTCGGActatgaaagaaaaaatggtaGTAGCAAAGGATAGGCATCGCCGTATTTACTACTTTGTAAACCAGTGGATTTTTGCTCAACATATAAAAAACTAAAgacctttttttcatcaatataCTTCTGAGACGTGCAGATGTGATATTCGGGTTTGAGCTTGTAGTCAACGAAGCGGGTTCATGggcaaattttcttttttttccctttttttttgtctaGATTATTTCGAATATGAGTTAATCATACGTTGATTAGTACTGTTGGTCTCTCATTGAAATTTTACGTGACACCATCATTTTACTTCCACATAAGTTCTAATGTTACGTAGTTCAATTTTAGTCGACCTAGCttcatatttattttaGAAGCAATTCGTAATTATCATTTTGCTTTCGAAGAAAATTAAGACTTCATTTACTATTCTCGTGATATTTTAGTAGGCGCTTCTTTTGTATCGAACCATTTTATTGCAATGGCCCTTAAGTTACCGTTATTCATACCAATTTGACGTTAATTTTAAATGCGTTCTGAAGTTTCTTAAATAACCCGGATTGGTTAGGTTCAGCCATGCCTGGCGCGTACATTGAGGCATTAGAAGATCCGCAGATAAATAATAAGCTTAGTAAATCCTAAAGATAACAACTAAAATTATATTTCCATCAGCTCAATACCGCAGTACTTTGAAACCTGATTTATATATTGCAGAACTTAATTAAAAGTACATTGtagttcaaaaaataaatatcaaACTTTTGGACCCTCTCTTATTGCCTCCCAATTAATTAAAAcatcttttcttccaatcTACAGGTTTGAAAAGGTAATAAGTAATATAAACTTGagaaccaaaaaaaaaaaaaaaaaaatactgaTCCTTACAGGTTTTAAGGTTGCAAAGGGAACATTTATTGAAAGGAGCTAACAATAGTGGGTATGAGTAAAGATATATAGATcgatattttgaattctaAATGATGAACTAGGGAAGTAATTTAGGTGAAACATTGCAACCAATCATTTTACACTTTTGGTTGCACGTAATGTACCTTtttatgatattttttttttatagtaGTAGTgtgaaaatttcttcaggACTTGCAAAAAGAATCTAACTGATCTTCGGATGAGCCTTTATcgattatttttttcctaaaTATAATACTTTACAAGCGAATGTTTTGTTAGGAGaaagatataaaaattatGCGGCATAGGCATATTATCcaataaaaaggaaatttatatataaactTCATTTACGTCATAAGAAAATGTTAAGTTCTCTTAACGAAAACTGTGCGAATTTTGTGTTAAAGCTGGATGATGAGAAATTATTCTcgtattatttttcatcagaTACTGATAAGGTTTCAACGTCTTTTGACGTTGGCTTTTCCACACCATGTTTAGAGTTATAAAGCACAATACCGTTCTTCTTGGCATTGTTCCTTTCATCACGTTTATAGAAGTAGAGTACAACAAAAGTCCAAATGGAGAGACAAAAAGCAGAACATGCAGTGAAAGTAAACCCCTTTAAATACCTGGGAGcttcttctgttttccAAACCAAAACACTTATCCATGCGGTAGATGATTGAGCCataatattcattgtaACTAAAGTAATAGCTCTAGTTTGAGCATCTCGGCGACAAATATCGTTTTGCCAAGAGTATAAAACAGGAGCCATAGCCCAACCAAAACATTGCAGCATAAATGCAAACCATTTGGCTCCTTCTGCGACGTCCCAAGCGGCTAATATGGAGTTACcaatgatattgaaaaccTGAGTAAAAATAATCGCAAACCAACGAGAGTGTAATTTATCTGCAATAATACCAGTAAGCATCAAATAAACCATACCTAAACCCGGAGTAATCATGGATAACTGATTGAGCTTAGGAATAGAGtatcttttcaaagatttcaaCCATAGTAGGTATGCCCCAGATGAAACATTACTGTCATTCCAACAGAAAATATTCCATAAAGTTAAAATGTATATTTTCCAATCACTGAAAATTGTTTTCCACAGTTTAATATCGAatacttttgtttcaaaatcaCTTTTACCTGtttggttttcttttaatctTTTCCTCGCCAacctaatttcatcatcagttaAGAAAATAGAATAACAGTTGTATGGGTCACCTGGCAGGGAGTAAAATCCAATAAGGCCCACTACGACAGACACAATAGCGTCAATAATAAAGTTCCATCTCCATCCCTCTAAACCATTTACACCATTTAACGATGAATATACGGCTGACTGGATCCCACCAGCGGATAGAATACCGATATACTGGCCCAAATAGTAAAAAGCAGAACGACGCACCATTTCATCATGTTTGTAAAAGGAACCAAACAAATATTGGTATGCCAAATAACTTGGCGCTTCAAAAGCCCCAATGAAAAACCTAATTGCTTTCAAGTGTGGTACAGAATTGACATATGCAGCACCAACGGTTAAAAGCGACCAACATAAGTCGAGGCTTGGTAAAACATAGTTTAATGGGAGCTTGTTCAGGTAAATCAAAAATGGCAATTgaaatataatattacCAACTGTGTACATTACTTGAGTATGCACCAAATCATTACCTTGAAAGCCTAAATCTTCCTTCATTCCCGAAACGTAAGCGTTGTTTATATTAACCGTATCCAGATATTTCACCCAATAAGCAATACAAGAATAAAAGGCTAAAAGGACATCCAATTtaattaataattttttttctttgaaagagGTACCCTGTTTGAACCAACTATACCATTTATTGTGAgatctttccttttcattgaTCCGATACTCTTGTTCATCGAAAAATCTCCACCATGGCCTATCGGCTTCATCTCTATATTCATAACTTCTAGTAACGTTCACATTGTCTTTATGTTCACTATAGCTACTAGTCTCAAAATGTAGTTGATCTTTTTCACTTGTAGTCgtgatgaaattttcagCTGTTTCATGACTCTGGATACTGTTGGAGATAGTGACAATTTCTGTTGAATTTAAGTCATCTGGCAGGTCTTCCACCTGCCGCTTTACTGGAATAAAACCCCATTTTAGTCTTTTGTAAGGATCTACAATAATCTCTTTAACAATTGAATACATGTATGTTATTTATATATGCAGTAGTTCtctttgtaattttttttaacaaataGAGAGTAAGATATGTAGCGAATGTCCATTCATCATAACAGGTAAACTAGATGCTCTTTTATATAGTCTGGTTGTATAAATAATTTATATCCTCATCTAAACGCATGTCTCCGCTTGGTTTCTTATCTATTTGTGGAGGCACCCGTAGTACTGTGCTTtcgtatttttttatttatttattatttgtaGCAGTTTTTTTCCAGTGACACAATCTTTACCATTACACAGTTTTTACTATTTCTAATGATTACATTGGACCATCGGAAAACTGCGCTAACTTTGGATAACGCCACAGAACGTGATCTGACTATTGTAAAGGTGTCATTCGGTAAGGTAAACCTTCAAGGCGTCCACACCTTTAACCATATAACAGCGTAAACTCTTGTTAAAATACAGGGGTAAGACATTGGTGGATATTCAACAAGATCCGATACCTCCAATTCCGATTTCTACAAATTGTGCTCTACATATTACTGCGATGCAATTATCCACACATAAAATCGATGCCTTTAGAAAAAGACATAAAGCAGACGGCATTGTAGATATTTGACCAATTAGAATTGAATGAGATGAATATCTCACCAAGCTATTCGATATTATAGATAAAGTTTGTATCTTAGTTATGCATTGTGAGTTGGTTGCTCTACTCGCGGTTACCAGTCTCTTCTAAAAAATCTAAGGCCAATGGTATCCATGACATTTCTGCACTTTTTGTAATTGGTTTAGTTATGAAAGGAACGTCAAACCAAATGGTTTTTCAGATAAGAAATTGACAGTATCTGAGAATTTGCTATCAAAGCTCAGAGGATTTACATATTTTAACGTAAttaaaacatttttatGTTCGATATATTAGCAAATAGCGTATTAATATACAGCTGTTGCGCTCATGGTAAAATTTAGCGATATACTTTGCATCTTGGCtgcaaagaagaatgaaTCGGATATACTATTTTTGATCATAATGACGGACATCATGATATAATAACGTTATACGGATAACTTTATTTCAAAAGCACCATCATGTTATCTCTTGTAAAAAGAAGTATTCTTCATTCAATACCAATTACTCGTCACATTCTTCCAATCCAATTAATATTGGTTAAAATGAACCATGTGCAAATCAGAAACATAAAATTATATCACTTTATTTCATATGGTTTCATGCTTACAAAGCTTACTGTCTTTCTCTTTAACTTATTTTTCTACAGGCTACGAATTCTTTGCAGGCTTACTTTACTCATATTATCATTACCTgtacaaatatatattaaagaaatcCAAACAAAAATGCTTGAAAAGCATACAGCTTCCGATACATCATGTATATAGAAAATCACAgtacaaaaattttgaatttatgtATAACCGTTTCGCCTGATATATGTAAGAGCTCTTGATTGTCGGAATAGTTCGGGAATTCTGGGTGGAACTAGTAGCTGGAGATGCGTTCTAAAGGATCTAAAATCAGACTCACCCCaaaaaccaaaattttgatattcaaCTTTAGTATTAGCCAGTCTTAAAATGATTTTTTGCCAAGAAAGCCGAAGTTTAACGAGCGTTTTAAAATATGCACAAGTCCATTAATTAAATTTGATCACAGTGATTACCAATTTTGTTGAAAGCAGTAATTTGTGACGTCCGTTTTTGGCACaagtaaaaaatatttgttttgaaGTCTAGTTACAAGAAGCTACTGAAAACACAGGGCTGGATATAGATGTTTATAAGCTCCTCCCATGGTCTAAGAGTTTCTCCAAACGCCTAATGTATGCAATTtgttaaataaaaatgaagaatagATGCATAAACAAGCGTCATTAAAGTTCTTATCATTATTCCATGTAGAAATGACCTGCAAGTACGAGCTGGTTATGCGAAACTGAGCTTAACAAcatagttttcttttccattggcttggatataaatttttcgCTGAGAAACTTCTCTGCATTTTTTAAGCATTAAGCGTACATAACATAAAGTCACTGAGATATTAGAGgttataaaaaaagactACGTGGGTGTTTACCTAAGATTTTCACAACTTGTTTATTAATTGGATAAatagtatttttcttggcaTTTACAAACTTTATGTTTTTAGGTGTATTTGCAGTTCCATTAAGGGAAATAAGTCATAAGcttttttggaaaacagattttttgccCCGCTTAACCTGAAATTGATATTAAAAGAATGTGTGAATGGCCATTAACTAACAAGAGAATTAATAATGTTAAAACACAGATACCTCGAAACAAACTC
This genomic window from Saccharomyces cerevisiae S288C chromosome I, complete sequence contains:
- a CDS encoding uncharacterized protein (hypothetical protein; identified by gene-trapping, microarray-based expression analysis, and genome-wide homology searching), translating into MPIIGVPRCLIKPFSVPVTFPFSVKKNIRILDLDPRTEAYCLSLNSVCFKRLPRRKYFHLLNSYNIKRVLGVVYC
- the PAU8 gene encoding seripauperin PAU8 (hypothetical protein; member of the seripauperin multigene family encoded mainly in subtelomeric regions); translated protein: MVKLTSIAAGVAAIAATASATTTLAQSDERVNLVELGVYVSDIRAHLAQYYMFQAAHPTETYPVEVAEAVFNYGDFTTMLTGIAPDQVTRMITGVPWYSSRLKPAISSALSKDGIYTIAN
- the SEO1 gene encoding putative permease SEO1 (High affinity dipeptide transmembrane transporter; involved in the transport of the gamma-Glu-met dipeptide across the plasma membrane; member of the allantoate transporter subfamily of the major facilitator superfamily; transcriptionally upregulated in cells grown on gamma-Glu-met; mutation confers resistance to ethionine sulfoxide); translation: MYSIVKEIIVDPYKRLKWGFIPVKRQVEDLPDDLNSTEIVTISNSIQSHETAENFITTTSEKDQLHFETSSYSEHKDNVNVTRSYEYRDEADRPWWRFFDEQEYRINEKERSHNKWYSWFKQGTSFKEKKLLIKLDVLLAFYSCIAYWVKYLDTVNINNAYVSGMKEDLGFQGNDLVHTQVMYTVGNIIFQLPFLIYLNKLPLNYVLPSLDLCWSLLTVGAAYVNSVPHLKAIRFFIGAFEAPSYLAYQYLFGSFYKHDEMVRRSAFYYLGQYIGILSAGGIQSAVYSSLNGVNGLEGWRWNFIIDAIVSVVVGLIGFYSLPGDPYNCYSIFLTDDEIRLARKRLKENQTGKSDFETKVFDIKLWKTIFSDWKIYILTLWNIFCWNDSNVSSGAYLLWLKSLKRYSIPKLNQLSMITPGLGMVYLMLTGIIADKLHSRWFAIIFTQVFNIIGNSILAAWDVAEGAKWFAFMLQCFGWAMAPVLYSWQNDICRRDAQTRAITLVTMNIMAQSSTAWISVLVWKTEEAPRYLKGFTFTACSAFCLSIWTFVVLYFYKRDERNNAKKNGIVLYNSKHGVEKPTSKDVETLSVSDEK